Proteins encoded within one genomic window of Borrelia parkeri:
- the rsmI gene encoding 16S rRNA (cytidine(1402)-2'-O)-methyltransferase, translating to MLYIVGTPIGNLGDITYRAIDILRLVDVVFAEDTRVAKRLLSHYGIVKKLISCNSVIEHKRVGLLLEYLSHGKSVAFVSDAGTPCLSDPGGLLVDAAFKNGHKVFPIPGVSSLNAVISVNPFKDKVIVFEGFLPNKGIKRIKRIEELYHRGDAFVLLESSHRILKLLFEISLVNLDANVLVGREMTKLYEEYKIGKPLELKKYFEENNKSKGEFTVLVSRKSKS from the coding sequence GTGTTATATATTGTGGGAACACCTATAGGTAATTTAGGTGATATTACATATCGTGCAATTGATATTTTAAGATTAGTTGATGTTGTATTTGCTGAGGATACGAGAGTTGCTAAGAGACTTTTATCTCATTATGGTATAGTTAAAAAATTAATTTCTTGTAATTCTGTAATAGAGCATAAGAGAGTTGGTTTGTTATTAGAATACTTGTCTCATGGAAAAAGCGTAGCTTTCGTTAGTGATGCGGGAACTCCTTGTCTTAGTGATCCTGGTGGTTTGCTTGTTGATGCGGCATTTAAAAATGGGCATAAAGTTTTTCCTATTCCAGGTGTTAGTTCTTTGAATGCAGTTATTAGTGTAAATCCTTTTAAAGATAAAGTTATAGTATTTGAAGGATTTTTGCCAAACAAAGGAATTAAAAGGATAAAAAGGATTGAGGAACTTTATCATAGAGGTGATGCATTTGTTCTTCTTGAATCCAGTCATAGAATTTTGAAGTTATTATTTGAAATTTCTTTAGTAAATTTGGATGCTAATGTTCTTGTTGGTCGTGAGATGACAAAATTATATGAAGAATATAAAATTGGTAAACCTTTAGAACTTAAGAAATATTTTGAAGAGAATAACAAAAGTAAGGGAGAATTTACGGTTTTGGTTAGCAGGAAGTCTAAAAGTTAA
- a CDS encoding DUF1893 domain-containing protein translates to MISGLNPTLKLFKEHRILYSNMERGLKPLLEVDNFINKYIQNKEGLEIYDKVVGKAAAVIIYNIGLQNVQAGVISQPAKDFLESRGIRVSFKRLVEKINDKTENLIESLENPEEVYKYLIKRGIIVSNS, encoded by the coding sequence ATGATATCAGGGTTAAATCCTACGTTAAAATTGTTTAAGGAACATAGAATACTTTACTCTAATATGGAAAGAGGTTTAAAACCCCTCTTGGAGGTTGATAATTTTATTAATAAATACATTCAAAATAAAGAAGGTTTAGAAATTTATGATAAAGTTGTGGGCAAGGCCGCTGCTGTTATTATTTACAATATTGGGCTTCAAAATGTTCAGGCAGGTGTTATTTCTCAACCGGCAAAGGACTTTTTGGAAAGTAGAGGAATAAGAGTAAGTTTTAAAAGATTAGTAGAGAAGATAAATGATAAAACTGAGAACTTGATTGAAAGTTTAGAAAATCCAGAGGAAGTTTATAAGTACCTAATTAAAAGAGGAATTATTGTAAGTAATTCTTAA
- a CDS encoding YigZ family protein, with protein sequence MMLIPKENIYSKIEVKKSIFLSYIFHVEKKEEINKILKEYKLKFKNATHVVYGFRIGNSNSFINGMNDDKEPRLTAGKPTLDAILNKNLTDTLIITVRYFGGTLLGKQGLIKAYSKAAQEVINKSNLTEKEEIETLCLNLNYNQYNLLIRTKNKMGIKITDAKFLDKINTTIKFNIKDKKNILTFLQTNSLL encoded by the coding sequence ATGATGCTAATTCCTAAAGAAAATATTTATTCAAAAATTGAAGTAAAAAAATCAATTTTCTTATCATACATTTTTCATGTAGAAAAAAAAGAAGAAATAAATAAAATATTAAAAGAATATAAATTAAAATTTAAAAATGCAACTCATGTTGTCTATGGGTTTAGAATTGGCAATTCAAATTCATTTATAAACGGAATGAACGATGACAAAGAACCACGATTAACAGCCGGAAAACCTACGCTAGACGCCATATTAAACAAAAATTTAACAGACACCTTAATTATTACAGTACGCTATTTTGGAGGAACTCTACTTGGAAAACAGGGTTTAATTAAAGCATATTCCAAAGCAGCACAAGAAGTAATCAACAAATCTAATCTAACAGAAAAGGAAGAAATAGAAACATTATGCCTTAATCTAAACTATAACCAATATAATTTACTCATACGAACAAAAAATAAGATGGGAATTAAAATTACAGACGCAAAATTCCTAGATAAAATAAACACTACAATAAAATTTAACATAAAAGACAAAAAAAATATCTTAACATTTTTACAAACAAACTCTCTGCTCTAA